One Ranitomeya imitator isolate aRanImi1 chromosome 4, aRanImi1.pri, whole genome shotgun sequence genomic window, ttaggctatgtgcacacgttgcagatttttgtgcggatttcttccttttttttttctttcccctgcggatttctattatggaatgggtgcagaaacgcagcaaatctgcaaaaagaattgacatggtcctttttttttttttttttttttaaatctgcgttTTCCGTGTGGATttttcagcacagcattttttttgcaattgatttacattgtactgtaaatcactagcggatctgcagcttttctgtgctgaaaaaaaaaataaaggatccgcggaaaatccgtaatgtgtgcacataccccaacagTGATATGGTGTCTTGGAACCAGCCTGGTCATTGTGGCGTCAGCTTTAGCGGTTACTGCGCCTACCCCTGATGCAGCCGACTGACAGAAGACGCGGCCCTGTCACTGTGATGtcagcatggagcggtcaccaacgGCAGAGAAGACACGGCCCTGTCACGGATATCAGCGGTGACAGAAGACGCGGCCCCGTCACCGTGATGTCAGCGGTCACTGACAGAAGACGCAGCCCCGTCACCGTGATGTCAGTGGTCACCGACAGGAGAAGACGCGGCCCCGTCACCGTGATGTCAGCGGTCACTGACAGAAGACGCGGCCCCGTCACCGTGATGTCAGTGGTCACTGACAGGAGAAGACGCGGCCCCTTTCACCGTGATGTCAGCGGTCACCGACAAGATGCGGCCCCGTCACCGTGATGTCAGCGGTCACCGACAGGAGAAGACGCGGCCCCGTCACCATGATGTCAGCGGTCACTGACAGAAGACGCAGCCCCGTCACCGTGATGTCAGTGGTCACCGACAGGAGAAGACGCGGCCCCGTCACCGTGATGTCAGCGGTCACTGACAGAAGACGCGGCCCCGTCACCGTGATGTCAGTGGTCACCGACAGGAGAAGACGCGGCCCCTTTCACCGTGATGTCAGCGGTCACCGACAAGATGCGGCCCCGTCACCGTGATGTCAGCGGTCACTGACAGAAGACGCGGCCCCGTCACCATGATGTCAGCGGTCACCGACAAGAGAAGGCACGGCCCCGTCACCGTGATGTCAGCGGTCACTGACAGAAAACGCAGCCCCGTCACCGTGATGTCAGCGGTCACTGACAGGAGAAGACACGGCCCCGTCACCGTGATGTCAGCGGTCACTGACAGGAGAAGACACGGCCCCGTCACCGTGATGTCAGCGGTCACTGACAGGAGAAGACACGGCCCCATCACCGTGATGTCAGTGGTCACTGACAGAAGGCACGGCCCCGTCACCGTGATGTCAGCGGTCACTGACAGGAAAGATGCGGCCCCGTCACCGTGATGTCAGCAGTCACTGACAAGAGAAGACACGGCCCCGTCACGGATATCAGCGGTGACAGAAGACGCGGCCCCGTCATCGTGATGTCAGCGGTCACTGACAGAAGACGCAGCCCCGTCACCGTGATGTCAGCGGTCACCGACAGAAGGCACGGCCCCATCACCGTGATGTCAGTGGTCACTGACAGGAGACGCGGCCCCGTCACCGTGATGTCAGCGGCGATCACTGACAGGAGAAGACGCGGCCACGTCACTGTGATGTCAGCGGTCACTGTAATGTCGGCAGAAGATGCAGAATCCGGGTCTCTGGTCTGACTGCCAGGATCAGGTAGGGGCAGGAGGGAAGCGTGATCTTCCTGGTAGCGCTGAGGCCTGCAGTAAAGGCCCTTCATAAAAGAAGTGGTCGGCTCAGAATGACTTCACACCACTTCCTGGTTCTGCCCAACACAAGCTCCACTTCCCTCTGGATTACTAGTGTCATCATGAGGGCAAGAAAGAATAAGTCAACCCGGGTTTGAGAACCTTTATACCACGTTTTTATTTGAGCAGAAGGTGATAGCGGCTGCAAAGGGGAGAAAATGGTTTCATTCTGCCTTTGTGGAAATCACAGTAGTCAGTAGCTAATGAGCTTCTCCCCTGTATGGTGGGTGTGGCCAATCAGTCTGCACTAGGGGTGTGTACTTCTCCCCTGTATGGTGGGTGTGGCCAGTCTGCACTAGGGGTGTGTACTTCTCCCCTGTATGGTGGGTGTGGCCAATCAGTCTGCACTAGGGGTGTGTAGTTCTCCCCTGTATGGTGGGTGTGGCCAGTCAGCCTGCACTAGGGGTGCGTAGTTCTCCCCTGTATGGTGGGTGTGGCTAGTCAGCCTGCACTAGGTGTGTAGTCTCCCCTATATGGTGGGTGTGGCCAGTCaccctgcacccccagtgtgtacTTTTCTGCCTGTATGCTGGGGAGGGTTTACAGGCAGCATGCACTGGGCAGGTAACCACCTAGCACTGGGGGTGGGCACTCTCCCCGAATGGTGGTGACCAAATCATAAGCAgacactctaagggtatgtgtccacatttaggATGGCCGGTGCGGAAAACTTGCTCCGCCCCCTTCGTAGAtgcgatgccagatgtgttcattgaacacacctggaatcatcgcaccccaccgaTAGAGCCTTGTGTTTTACCTTCAGCGGTGCCGCAAGGTAAATgggcatgctgcgatctaaaaagacgcgccgcatgtctggaatTGCAGGGCCGCCGGAAgcgtgttaccacacatagtggagatgggatttcataaaatcccctccactatgctgtaacatctggacgccgcATGTTTGATGCTGCTGCGACTcagcgcagcgtttcctgaatgtggacttACCCCAAGACCCCTTTATACCACAGGTTATTCAGTGTGAGATGTAGATACACGGACCTACAGGGTGCAGTGGGGGAGGGTCAGTGCAGCAGAACTGAGTGTTTCTAGTGTGACAGCACTGAATCCTCACAAGGAGCTGGCTCTGAGCTATGGAGGTGTTATGATCTGACCATGGTGTTACCACCTGCTTTCCATTTGTCAGCAACATACAAATACACGCCCCAGGGAAAGCTGACCCCCATCCAAACAGCACCTAATGAGTTAAAAAAAACACCCACCTTATTGTAGCTCTGTAGTCAATTTTACATCCTGTGTGAAGTGAGCATGAGTGGCCCCATATCTGCTGTCACATCACTTAGTGACTGGAGATTCTACAGTCTGTGGGGCTGGAGACTGGAACTCCTAATTCCAGTCTCCATGAAGCATCTGATGCAAGAAGCTGTGGAGAAGAGCAGTGGTGACCCTGACCCTACAAATGGCTGCCTGCTCTGGAGATGGCCAGGGGTGACCCTACAAATGGCTGCCCGCTCTGGAGATGGCCAGGGGTGACCCTACAAATGGCTGCCCGCTCTGGAGATGGCCAGGGGTGACCCTACAAATGGCTGCCTGCTCTGGAGATGGCCAGGGGTGACCCTACAAATGGCTGCCTGCTCTGGAGATGGCCAGGGGTGACCCTACAAATGGCTGCCTGCACTGGAGATGGCCAGGGGTGACCCTACAAATGGCTGCCTGCTCTGGAGATGGCCAGGGGTGACCCTACAAATGGCTGCCTGCTCTGGAGATGGCCAGGGGTGACCCTACAAATGGCTGCCTGCTCTGGAGATGGCCAGGGGTGACCCTACAAATGGCTGCCTGCTCTGGAGATGGCCAGGGGTGACCCTACAAATGGCTGCCTGCTCTGGAGATGGCCAGGGGTGACCCTACAAATGGCTGCCTGCTCTGGAGATGGCCAGGGGTGACCCTACAAATGGCTGCCTGCTCTGGAGATGGCCAGGGGTGACCCTACAAATGGCTGCCTGCTCTGGAGATGGCCAGGGGTGACCCTACAAATGGCTGCCTGCTCTGGAGATGGCCAGGGGTGACCCTACAAATGGCTGCCTGCTCTGGAGATGGCCAGGGGTGACCCTACAAATGGCTGCCTGCTCTGGAGATGGCCAGGGGTGACCCTACAAATGGCTGCCTGCTCTGGAGATGGCCAGGGGTGACCCTACAAATGGCTGCCTGCTCTGGAGATGGCCAGGGGTGACCCTACAAATGGCTGCCCGCACCATCCCCTCACCTAGCAGCGCATACATGACAGCACACAACACATggcatattgttttttttattcttaaaTCAGATATAAATTTGttttcttccaaaaaaaaaaaaaaactcattgtgATGACAGGGAAAGCAAAAAAACAggtgataaaaaggggagaaggggcagacAAGAAATTATTGGGTTGGTCCGATGTTGGCAGCTGGATCAGTAGTAATGGAGGGCAGGCTTTACATACTTTGGTCTCGCAGATACTTTGCAACGGCGTGTACTTTAGTATTGAGAACTCCCCCATGGGTGCCATCTTTTCCCATCAAGACTATAAGAGCTGCAAGAAACAAGAGTATGTTACACACCCAAGACTAGAACAGCACGCTGAAGAGCAAAGACAAGCAGGTCACAGGAGGACAGCACGCTGCAGGACAGACAGGAGGACAGCACGCTGCAGGACAGACACACAGGAGGCCAGCACGCTGCAGGACAGACACAGGAGGACAGCACGCTGCAGGACAGACACACAGGAGGACAGCACGCTGCAGGACAGACACACAGGTGGCTTACTGCCTATCTGCTCTGGAGCAGACGACCACACGGAGGACGCAGCCTTACCTGTACATGATTTGGCAATGGCCACGTTGTACGTTGGCCCTTCTGTCGCCTTTGTCCTGACATCCAATGTGAAGGAGTCAGCGAAGTTGTCCCTGAGGAGGCTGCACCTTATACCTGCGATCGTCAGACCGTTGGTGTAGAAAGAAGAGTGATCCTCGCTGACCAAAGCGTTAACCTCTGCTGCCTGCAAAGACAAGATGCCACCATGTTACACAAGTCTGCTGCAGCTTTGGGTGTGACACAGAAGAGCCACAAAAAGGAATAAAAAGCCAAGAATTAATACAGCAGAGAAGGAGCCGCAGCgaccacctgcccaggtgtcagcaggAAAGATGGCGGCCCCAGGAGCAGAGCACCGAGGAGAACCACAACTCAAGGGCGACTGCAGGGTGCTGTCACAGTTaatgtgcagctctggatgtgactagagcaCCACACGCGGCCTCTTACACCAGAATGTTCTACACCTCACATGCTGCAGGAGGAAGTTACCGAGACTTCTGTTACATCGCGGCCTCAGACATGTGGCCACATCCTTCCTGTGCAGGAAGCCGGAGAGGCGACGCCGCTGCATCATGGCCACAATAGAGGGGCCGACTACACCCGAGCCCCAGAGTGCAGCCCACCCGAGGGCCCGAGCAGAGACCGCTGCATGAGTAGGGGCCACAATAGAGGGGCCGACTACACCCGAGCCCCAGAGTGCAGCCCACCCGAGGGCCCAAGCAGAGACCGCTGCATCATGGCCACAATAGAGGGGCCGACTACACCCGAGCGCCTGAGCGCAGCCCACCCGAGGGCCCGAGCAGAGACCGCTGCATCATGGCCACAATAGAGGGGCCGACTACACCCGAGCGCAGCCCACCCGAGGGCCCGAGCAGAGACCGCTGCATGAGTAGGGGCCACAATAGAGGGGCCGACTACACCCGAGCCCCAGAGGGCAGCCCACCCGAGGGCCCAAGCAGAGACCGCTGCATCATGGCCACAATAGAGGGGCCGACTACACCCGAGCCCCAGAGGGCAGCCCACCCGAGGGCCCGAGCAGAGACCGCTGCATCAGTGGCCACAATAGAGGGGCCGACTACACCGGAGCCCCAGAGGGCAGCCCACCCGAGGGCCCGAGCAGAGACCGCTGCATCAGTAGTGGCCACAATAGAGGGGCCGACTACACCCGAGCCCCAGAGGGCAGCCCACCCGAGGGCCCGAGCAGAGACCGCTGCATCAGTAGTGGCCACAATAGAGGGGCCGACTACACCCGAGCGCCTGAGCGCAGCCCACCCGAGGGCCCGAGCAGAGACCGCTGCATCATGGCCACAATAGAGGGGCCGACTACACCTGAGCCCCAGAGGGCAGCCCACCCGAGGGCCCGAGCAGAGACCGCTGCATGAGTAGGGGCCACAATAGAGGGGCCGACTACACCTGAGCCCCAGAGGGCAGCCCACCTGAGGGCCTGAGCAGAGACCGCTGTATCATGGCCACAGTAGAGGGGATGACTACACCCGAGCCCCAGAGTGCAGCCCACCCGAGGGCCCGAGCAGAGACCGCTGCATCATGGCCACAGTAGAGGGGACGACTACACCCGAGCCCCAGAGTGAAGCCCACCTGAGGGCCTGAGCAGAGACCGCTGCATCATGGCCACAGTAGAGGGGCCGACTACACCCGAGCCCCAGAGTGCAGCCCACCCGAGGGCCCGAGCAGAGACCGCTGCATCATGGCCACAGTAGAGGGGCCGACTACACCCGAGCCCCAGAGTGCAGCCCACCTGAGGGCCTGAGCAGAGACCGCTGCAGCACTGGGCCTGTCCCATCAGGTCTCAGGAATGcagagtatgtgccccccccccccccccccagatcctGCAGGATGCAGCAGCTCAAGATCCCCCTGAGATAAGGGCAGAGATAAAGACAGAGGGGCGAGAGCAGGcaccgggagggggggggggcaagaGCAGGCACCAGGGGGGGCGAGAGCAGGCTACGAGTCCGTGCAGGGACAGATGTGCCAGGAGCAGCAGGCACCAGGAAGATGTCTACTGCTCGCTGTTATCAGCCAGGCCATAGGGAGGTCAATGCTCCTACAGGACAACTGAGCCCCCAAATAGCAGCACCCCCATGTGTTTGCTTCTAGGTGAGGCGAGGACTTCCTGTACCGCGAGAGGCCGCACTGCGCTCCACATCTTCCCATTACTGCGCTCTTATCCTTTTATAGGCAAAGTAGTCACAAGCGGCTGCAGCGAAGGAGGAGAACCAACACCACCACCACTGAGGAGGACCCCCAGCCCCTCCACCATTGAGGGTACCACAGGAGGACCATCAGCTGCTCCAAGGGAGAGCGCCCTCAGCTGACGTAGGCAGCCCAATACCAGGGTCCAGGCAAGAGCCGCCACCATCACTGACCAGTACGACACCCACCACCATACAGAAGCCCCTCACTACCAGGTGTGCAGACCGCCAGCATCACCCCCTCCAGTCACAGGGCAGCAGCACTACAGGAAGACCCTGTACAGATACAATCACAGGCCCTGGGGGCTTCACTACAGGAAGAGAAGACAGAAAACTGACCAAGACCCCCAGAATATCAGACTACAAGCACCAGCTCATGATGCAGGACAGCTACAGGAAAGGGGAAGTGCAGCAGCTGAGGCAGCACCGAGCAGTACAAAGTCAGCACCCGATACAGCAGACCCCATTATCCAGGGGAAGCTGCAGTTTGGGAGGCTAAGGCCCCCCCACCAGGTGATCCCGAGCCCCCCACAATACAGGAGGACAAGGCCCCCACCAGGTGATCCCGAGCCCCCCACAATACGGGAGGACAGGGCCCCCAATAAATGATCCCGAGCCCCCCACAATACGGGAGGACAAGGCCCCCACCAGGTGATCCCGAGCCCCCCACAATACAGCAGGACAGGGCCCCCAATAAGTGATCCCGAGCCCCCACAATACAGGAGGACAGGCCCCCACCGGGTGATCCTGAGCCCCCCACAATACAGGACAGGGCCCCCATTGGGTGATCCTGAGCCCCCCACAATACAGCAGGACAGGGCCCCCATTGGGTGATCCCGAGCCCCCACAATACAGCAGGACAGGCCCCCACCGGGTGATCCTGAGCCCCCCATAATACAGGAGGACAGGGCCCCCAATAAGTGATCCTGAGCCCCCCACAATACAGGACGACAGGACCCCCAATAAGTGATCCTGAGCCCCCCACAATACAGGGCCCCCAATAAGTGATCCTGAGCCCCCATAATACAGGACAGGGCCCCCAATAAGTGATCCTGAGCCCCCACAATACAGGAGGACAGGCCCCCAATAAGTGATCCTGAGCCCCCCACAATACAGCAGGACATGGCCCCCAATAAGTGATCCTGAGCCCCCCACAATACAGCAGGACATGGCCCCCAATAAGTGATCCTGAGCCCCCCACAATACAGCAGGACATGGCCCCCAATAAGTGATCCTGAGCCCCCACAGTACAGCAGGACATGGCCCCCAATAAGTGATCCTGAGCCCCCACAATACAGGAGGACAGGGCCCCCAATAAGTGATCCTGAGCCCCCACAATACAGGAGGACATGGCCCCCAATAAGTGATCCTGAGCCCCCACAATACAGGAGGACATGGCCCCCAATAAGTGATCCTGAGCCCCCACAGTACAGCAGGACATGGCCCCCAATAAGTGATCCTGAGCCCCCACAATACAGGAGGACATGGCCCCCAATAAGTGATCCTGAGCCCCCACAATACAGCAGGACATGGCCCCCAATAAGTGATCCTGAGCCCCCACAATACAGGAGGACAGGGCCCCCAATAAGTGATCCTGAGCCCCCACAATACAGGAGGACATGGCCCCCAATAAGTGATCCTGAGCCCCCACAATACAGGACAGGGCCCCCAATAAGTGATCCTGAGCCCCCCACAATACAGCAGGACATGGCCCCCAATAAGTGATCCAGAGCCCCCACAATACAGCAGGACATGGCCCCCAATAAGTGATCCTGAGCCCCCACAATACAGGAGGACATTGCCCCCAATAAGTGATCCTGAGCCCCCACAATACAGGAGGACATTGCCCCCAATAAGTGATCCTGAACCCCCCACAATACAGCAGGACATGGCCCCCAATAAGTGATCCTGAGCCCCCACAATACAGGAGGACAGGGCCCCCAATAAGTGATCCTGAGCCCCCACAATACAGGAGGACATGGCCCCCAATAAGTGATCCTGAGCCCCCACAATACAGGACAGGGCCCCCAATAAGTGATCCTGAGCCCCCCACAATACAGCAGGACATGGCCCCCAATAAGTGATCCAGAGCCCCCACAATACAGCAGGACATGGCCCCCAATAAGTGATCCTGAGCCCCCACAATACAGGAGGACATTGCCCCCAATAAGTGATCCTGAGCCCCCACAATACAGGAGGACATTGCCCCCAATAAGTGATCCTGAACCCCCCACAATACAGCAGGACATGGCCCCCAATAAGTGATCCTGAGCCCCCACAATACAGGAGGACATGGCCCCCAATAAGTGATCCTGAGCCCCCCACAATACAGCAGGACATTGCCCCCAATAAGTGATCCTGAGCCCCCCACAATACAGCAGGACATGGCCCCCAATAAGTGATCCTGAGCCCCCCACAATACAGGAGGACATGGCCCCCAATAAGTGATCCTGAGCCCCCCACAATACAGGAGGACATGGCCCCCAATAAGTGATCCTGAGCCCCCCACAATACAGCAGGACATGGCCCCCAATAAGTGATCCTGAGCCCCCACAATACAGGACATGGCCCCCACCGGGTGATGCCGACCCCCACAATACAGCAGGACCCCAGAGGACACCGCCGCCCCGGGGGTCTCAGCCCCGCACATGGGGGCGGGCAGCGGCCACACCCGGTGTAACAGTCACGCCGTGGCCCGCACACCCGTCCTCGGCCCGGGCCGCGCCCGTCACTCACCGTGATCTTGCACAGCTCTCCCCCGCTCTGCGCGGCCCACACGGAGAAGGGCTTGTACCCGCAGATGACGGCGTCCCGCATGTCGGGGCCCATGAGGTTCGTGATGTAATCCTGCCAAGACATCGCGGGCGGCTCTCGGGTGGTCTCGGGTGTTGGCGGGTGTAGCTGCCTCGTGCGGCTGTGGCTGATGCGCGCGCAGGATCCTCTCCCGCCGGCCCCGCCCCTTTATATATGGCGCGATGCCGGTCGTCAATGACGTCACAGCGGGGGCGGGGACTACTCAGGCGCAGACAGGAGAAGGAGGCGTGACTGCGGTCAGAGGCCCCATGCGCGGGCTGCGGGGCAGGGCGCGGCCAGATCACTACTGCGCATGCACAATCATGGCCCGACGTAGAGCCAATGCTCCCAGCAGTTCGTACGCATGCGCAAAAGGAAAGAggcggacaagaaatgacatccgcacagcatactgcgcatgcggtaAATGGTGAGTTGGCCTCACATAGGGGGGGTTGCCACGTGACCGTCTGAAAGTCACAACAACTTCGCACACTGCCCCCTGCAGGCCGGAAGATGGAGGTGGCGCAATATGTTCCTGTATTATCATGAAATAGTCATCATTCAGTGACGTCACAGTGTTTGTGCCCCCCACAACACAGACCTCAGCCAGTGCCAcctcaatataacaccatctcctcaatatatcaccgtctcctcaatataacaccatctcaatatatcaccgtctcctcaatataacaccatctcctcaatatatcaccgtctcctcaatatatcaccgtctcctcaatatatcaccgtctcctcaatatatcaccatctcctcaatatatcaccgtctcctcaatataacaccatctcctcaatgtgtcaccgtctcctcaatataacaccatctcctcaatataacaccatctcctcaatataacaccatctcctcaatatatcaccatctcctcaatatatcaccgtctcctcaatataacaccatctcctcaatatatcaccgtctcctcaatatatcaccatctcctcaatataacaccatctcctcaatatatcaccgtctcctcaatatatcaccgtctcctcaatatatcaccttctcctcaatatatcaccatctcctcaatatatcaccgtctcctcaatatatcaccgtctcctcaatatatcaccgtctcctcaatataacaccatctcctcaatatatcaccgtctcctcaatatatcaccatctcctcaatataacaccgtctcctcaatatatcaccatctcctcaatatatcaccgtctcctcaatatatcaccgtctcctcaacataacaccatctcctcaatatatcaccgtctcctcaatatatcaccatctcctcaatataacaccgtctcctcaatatatcaccatctcctcaatatatcaccgtctcctcaatataacaccgtctcctcaatatatcaccatctcctcaatatatcaccatctcctcaatatatcaccgtctcctcaacataacaccatctcctcaatatatcaccgtctcctcaatatatattaccatctcctcaatataacaccgtctcctcaatatatcaccgtctcctcaatatatcaccgtctcctcaatataacaccgtctcctcaatatatcaccatctcctcaatatatcaccatctcctcaatatatcaccgtctcctcaatatatcaccgtctcctcaatataacaccgtctcctcaatatatcaccatctcctcaatatatcaccatctcctcaatatatcaccgtctcctcaatatatcaccgtctcctcaatataacaccgtctcctcaatatatcaccatctcctcaatataacaccatctcctcaatataacaccatctcctcaatatatcaccgtctcctcaatatatcaccgtctcctcaatataacaccgtctcctcaatatatcaccatctcctcaatatatcaccatctcctcaatatatcaccgtctcctcaacataacaccatctcctcaatatatcaccgtctcctcaatataacaccgtctcctcaatatatcaccatctcctcaatatatcaccgtctcctcaatatatcaccatctcctcaatatatcaccgtctcctcaatatatcaccatctcctcaatatatcaccatctcctcaatatatcaccgtctcctcaatataacaccatctcctcaatatatcaccatctcctcaatatatcaccgtctcctcaatatatcaccatctcctcaatatatcaccgtctcctcaatataacaccatctcctcaatatatcaccatctcctcaatatatcaccatctcctcaatatatcaccatctcctcaatatatcaccatctcctcaatatatcaccatctcctcaatatatcaccgtctcctcaatatatcaccgtctcctcaatataacaccgtctcctcaatatatcaccatctcctcaatatatcaccatctcctcaatatatcaccatctcctcaatatatcaccatctcctcaatatatcaccgtctcctcaatatatcaccgtctcctcaatataacaccgtctcctcaatatatcaccatctcctcaatataacaccatctcctcaatataacaccatctcctcaatatatcaccatctcctcaatatatcaccgtctcctcaatatatcaccgtctcctcaatataacaccgtctcctcaatatatcaccatctcctcaatatatcaccatctcctcaatatatcaccgtctcctcaacataacaccatctcctcaatatatcaccgtctcctcaatataacaccgtctcctcaatatatcaccatctcctcaatatatcaccgtctcctcaatatatcaccatctcctcaatatatcaccgtctcctcaatatatcaccatctcctcaatatatcaccatctcctcaatatatcaccgtctcctcaatataacaccatctcctcaatatatcaccatctcctcaatatatcaccgtctcctcaatatatcaccatctcctcaatatatcaccgtctcctcaatataacaccatctcctcaatatatcaccatctcctcaatatatcaccatctcctcaatatatcaccatctcctcaatatatcaccatctcctcaatatatcaccatctcctcaatatatcaccgtctcctcaacataacaccatctcctcaatataacacc contains:
- the LOC138677409 gene encoding profilin-1-like, translated to MSWQDYITNLMGPDMRDAVICGYKPFSVWAAQSGGELCKITAAEVNALVSEDHSSFYTNGLTIAGIRCSLLRDNFADSFTLDVRTKATEGPTYNVAIAKSCTALIVLMGKDGTHGGVLNTKVHAVAKYLRDQSM